A window of Nonomuraea angiospora genomic DNA:
GGTGACGATCACGACGTCCGCCCAGGCCACCAGCCGGTGGGCGATCTCGCGGCCGGCGGCGTGGTGAAGGTCGAGGGTGACCGACCGCTTGTTGCGCCCGGCGACCTTGAACCACAGGGGGACGCCGTCCCGTACCGGGCCCATCGCGCGGGCGGCGTCGCCGGCGCCGGGGGCCTCCACGTGCACCACGTCCGCGCCCTGGTCGGCGAGCATGGAGCCGGCCATCGGCCCGGCCACCACGTGCGCGAACTCCACCACCTTCAGCCCGCGCAGCTGCCCCTGGCCGCTTCCGCCCGTGTCCTGACCCGTGCCTGTCACCCGCGCTCCTTCGCCTCCCGATCCGTTTCATCCTGCCGAGGCGGTGAAATGCGTGTCCAGCACAAGAAAGCCATCATTCAATGCGCTTTGCGCATGAATTCCGGAGTGGCCTCAGTCGCGGTTCCAGGACACGCCCGCGGGCAGCTCCCGCAGCTCGCGGCGGAACCCGTCCAGCAGGTCCAGGAACGCGCTCGTCGCCAGCGGCAGCGTGCGGCGGGCCCGGACCACGACGTCCAGCCGGCGGTCCACGACGGGTTCGGCGAGCGGCCGGTAGACCAGCCGCCCCGCCCCCATCAGCGGCAGCACCAAGGCGGGCATCGCCGAGACCCCCAGCCCGGCCGTCACCAGCCCGCCCACCGTCGCCACGCTCCCGGCCTCGGCCGCCAGCGTCGGGACCGCCCCGGCCTGCGCGAACGCCGCGTCCGTGAGCCGCCGCACGCTCGACTCCGGCCCGATCGCGAGGAACGGCTCCCGGGCCAGCTCCTCCCAGGTGATCTCCGGGAGCTCGGTGAGCGGGTGGCCCTCGGGCAGCACGGCGTGGAAGCGGTCCTTGATGAGCGGGCGGTGTTCGAGCTGCTCGGGGGCGGCGCCGACGGTGGAGATGGCGAAGTCGGCGTCCCCCGAGAGCACCCGGCCGAGCACGACCTGCTCCAGGCCGTCCATGATCCGCAGCCCGGCCATCGGCCGCCGCAGCCGGAACTCGGAGATCACCCGGGGCAGCAGCACCGCGGCCACCGAGGGCAGCGTGGCCACGGCCACCACGCCCGACTCGCCGAGCAGGTAGCGCTCCAGCTCCTTCATGCCCGACCGGTGCGCGGACACGATCTGCTCGGCGACCCGCAGCGTCTCCACCCCGGCCGCCGTCAGCTGCACGTTGCGGGTGTCGCGCTCCAGCAACTGCGCTCCGAGCAGCCGCTCCAGCTCGGCCACCGCGCGGCTGAGCGACGACTGCGACACGTGCATCTCGGCCGCCGCCGCCGTGAAGCTCGCCGCTCTGGCCACGGCGGCGTACGCGGCCAGCAGCCGCAGGTTCGCCTCCATGGCGTGAGCATAGACCCGAACTTTTGCTCAGAACGCATGGATAAATGTTGCTTTGATGCTGGACCTGAGATTTCGTCGCTCGGAAACTCTTCCGTAACACTCCGGCACGTCAACCCCCCGCGAGCCGGTCGAGGAAGAAGGCGAACACCGATGCTGGCAGCCCTGGGATTCACCACGATCGTTCTGTTCCTGCTGCTCACCATGACCAAGCGCGTGTCGGTCCTGATCGCGCTGGTGCTGATCCCGGTCCTGGCGGCGCTGGCCGGGGGCTTCGGCGGCGAGCTGGGGAAGATGATCCTCGACGGGCTGACCAAGGTCGCGCCGACCGGCATCATGATCGCGTTCGCGGTCCTGTACTTCAG
This region includes:
- a CDS encoding LysR family transcriptional regulator, which encodes MEANLRLLAAYAAVARAASFTAAAAEMHVSQSSLSRAVAELERLLGAQLLERDTRNVQLTAAGVETLRVAEQIVSAHRSGMKELERYLLGESGVVAVATLPSVAAVLLPRVISEFRLRRPMAGLRIMDGLEQVVLGRVLSGDADFAISTVGAAPEQLEHRPLIKDRFHAVLPEGHPLTELPEITWEELAREPFLAIGPESSVRRLTDAAFAQAGAVPTLAAEAGSVATVGGLVTAGLGVSAMPALVLPLMGAGRLVYRPLAEPVVDRRLDVVVRARRTLPLATSAFLDLLDGFRRELRELPAGVSWNRD